The following coding sequences are from one Methanohalophilus halophilus window:
- a CDS encoding tetrahydromethanopterin S-methyltransferase subunit A, giving the protein MDTVSEKWPVTKGDFSAGNPKSCIAVVTLASSMPLFEKAAIWGSCKTENLGAEKVVMNVVSNCNIRYVLLCGGESRGHLAGQTLKALYENGIDEDGRILGSEGAIPFIENLEIETIQRFRKQVELIDRIGLTDLDEICSIVDSYHDQEEPFDVSPVSFKKAVRKYQAPESIGADILISEKVVMDAFSGLIYEIA; this is encoded by the coding sequence TTGGATACAGTTTCAGAGAAATGGCCCGTTACAAAAGGAGATTTCAGTGCAGGCAATCCCAAATCCTGTATTGCCGTGGTAACTCTTGCAAGTTCGATGCCTCTGTTCGAAAAAGCAGCAATCTGGGGTAGTTGCAAAACGGAAAACCTGGGAGCTGAGAAAGTTGTAATGAATGTCGTTTCCAACTGCAATATCAGGTACGTGCTTCTCTGTGGTGGCGAATCCCGGGGACATCTTGCCGGGCAGACCCTGAAAGCCCTTTACGAAAACGGTATTGATGAAGATGGGAGGATTCTGGGTTCAGAGGGGGCGATTCCCTTTATTGAGAATCTGGAAATTGAAACCATTCAGCGTTTCCGTAAACAGGTGGAACTTATAGACCGTATCGGACTTACTGATCTTGATGAAATATGTTCTATTGTTGACAGTTATCATGATCAGGAGGAGCCCTTTGACGTTTCTCCTGTATCTTTTAAAAAAGCTGTCAGGAAATATCAGGCCCCTGAATCCATCGGTGCTGATATACTTATCAGTGAAAAAGTGGTTATGGATGCTTTTTCCGGCTTAATTTACGAGATTGCTTGA
- a CDS encoding replication factor C large subunit: MTIEQDWAEKYRPTKLADVVGNNKPLQALRDWEEEWEHGVPEKKAAILSGPAGVGKTSAAHALGNEMGWEIIEMNASDQRTAGIIERVAGSASRMSTLTGIQKRLIILDEADNMHGSADRGGTRAITNVIKKSDQPIILIANDLYALSSTLRSHCANIKFNSIPQRSILPALKKICKMEGITCGTGVLEKIAENTGGDLRSAIKDLQATATDKKEIEVVDVTTAERDTKESIFKVLTKVFKGKDPLEAYRATFSLDETPEDLIQWVDENLPNQYLDKDETLSEDMTAAYHNLSRADIYLGRVRLRQNYGLWRYAGFLLSGGTAMAKKHSHSGFRKLQPPSMWRRMGQLRSKRNMRDNIAAKVGLHCNEPIRDCRIDLLRMYGLLLKSEDYAVDTAYSLELDVDEIAYLTESKKVTKKIQKIYDASREMMHEKEDEDIDVFMHVAEKDRGQSTLDSMFSAEKDPAEENKMDGKEKDDPKPAKSQKTLFDF; encoded by the coding sequence ATGACAATAGAGCAAGATTGGGCAGAAAAATACCGTCCTACAAAACTGGCAGATGTTGTGGGGAACAATAAACCCCTGCAGGCTCTCCGTGACTGGGAAGAAGAATGGGAACACGGAGTTCCTGAGAAAAAAGCAGCCATATTGAGTGGACCTGCCGGTGTTGGAAAGACATCAGCTGCCCATGCCCTGGGAAATGAGATGGGCTGGGAAATAATAGAGATGAATGCAAGTGACCAGCGGACTGCCGGGATTATCGAGAGGGTGGCAGGTTCTGCTTCACGCATGAGTACACTTACAGGGATACAAAAGCGCCTCATAATACTGGATGAAGCAGATAATATGCACGGATCGGCCGACAGGGGTGGAACCCGGGCCATTACGAATGTGATCAAGAAATCCGATCAACCCATTATACTCATTGCCAATGACCTGTATGCCCTCTCATCAACCCTGCGTTCTCATTGTGCGAACATAAAATTCAATTCCATTCCCCAGCGTTCCATCCTGCCTGCATTGAAAAAGATATGCAAGATGGAAGGGATAACATGTGGCACAGGCGTGCTGGAGAAAATCGCTGAAAATACAGGCGGTGATCTTAGAAGTGCCATAAAAGATTTGCAGGCAACAGCAACAGATAAAAAAGAGATAGAAGTTGTGGATGTTACCACTGCAGAAAGGGATACAAAGGAATCTATTTTCAAAGTACTTACCAAAGTTTTCAAGGGCAAGGACCCTCTTGAAGCCTACAGGGCAACCTTTTCCCTTGACGAAACACCTGAAGACCTTATCCAATGGGTTGATGAGAACCTTCCCAACCAGTACCTGGACAAGGACGAAACACTAAGTGAAGACATGACAGCCGCCTATCACAATCTTTCAAGGGCTGATATATATCTTGGCAGGGTACGATTGCGGCAGAACTACGGACTCTGGAGATATGCCGGATTCCTGTTAAGCGGAGGAACGGCAATGGCAAAGAAACACTCCCATTCCGGTTTCCGCAAGTTACAGCCCCCCTCCATGTGGAGACGTATGGGCCAACTGCGCTCCAAACGAAACATGAGGGATAACATAGCTGCAAAAGTGGGATTACACTGCAATGAACCAATCCGGGATTGCCGTATAGATCTGCTTCGGATGTATGGGCTTTTGCTCAAAAGCGAGGACTATGCAGTTGATACAGCATATTCTCTTGAACTCGATGTAGATGAGATTGCTTACCTGACTGAAAGCAAAAAGGTAACCAAGAAAATCCAGAAGATCTATGATGCTTCCCGGGAAATGATGCATGAAAAGGAAGATGAAGATATCGATGTATTCATGCATGTTGCTGAAAAAGACAGGGGACAGTCAACCCTTGATTCCATGTTTTCAGCAGAAAAAGACCCTGCAGAAGAAAATAAAATGGACGGAAAGGAAAAGGATGATCCAAAACCTGCCAAATCCCAGAAGACTCTTTTTGATTTTTAA
- the mtxX gene encoding methanogenesis marker protein Mmp4/MtxX: protein MQKKTDGLLDIIRTRALDNCPRVALGVRNPTPKLIQSAEKAQVEGYARVVLVGDQRDISAIGTNLEVIDTPQPEEVLGSLLASGDVEAAVRGTAKASGTLSHLKEVLGIEKLYRVAFLLTHDNNPFFLAPVGIDEGHSLSDKIELVKRSAAYIRRFGIEPVVGILSGGRMGDLGRDERVDRTLADADFLANRLNDAGIDAKHYTILIEDAIRESNFILAPDGISGNLIFRSLVFLGGGNGIGAPVLMDRHVFIDTSRVGGHYTLAIMLAAALVSNKREVV, encoded by the coding sequence ATGCAGAAAAAGACAGACGGATTGCTGGATATCATACGTACAAGGGCTCTTGATAATTGTCCCCGGGTTGCACTGGGTGTGCGCAATCCCACTCCCAAACTGATCCAGAGTGCAGAAAAAGCCCAGGTTGAGGGTTATGCCAGGGTGGTTCTTGTAGGCGACCAGCGTGATATATCGGCAATCGGGACAAACCTTGAAGTGATCGATACCCCACAACCGGAAGAAGTTCTCGGCAGTCTGCTTGCATCCGGGGACGTTGAGGCTGCTGTAAGAGGCACTGCAAAAGCCTCGGGCACCCTGTCTCACCTCAAAGAGGTACTCGGCATCGAGAAATTATACAGGGTTGCTTTCCTGCTCACTCATGACAATAATCCTTTTTTCCTTGCACCTGTGGGTATTGATGAAGGGCACTCCCTTTCCGATAAAATCGAGCTTGTAAAAAGAAGTGCTGCCTATATCCGCAGGTTTGGTATTGAACCCGTGGTTGGTATCCTGTCTGGAGGGCGTATGGGGGACCTTGGTCGGGACGAACGCGTGGATCGTACCCTGGCAGATGCGGATTTTCTGGCAAACCGTTTAAATGATGCAGGAATTGATGCGAAACATTACACGATTCTTATAGAGGATGCCATCAGGGAATCTAACTTCATCCTTGCTCCGGATGGCATATCAGGCAATCTTATCTTCCGTTCACTTGTATTTCTGGGTGGGGGCAATGGAATTGGGGCCCCCGTCCTTATGGACAGGCATGTGTTTATTGACACATCCCGGGTGGGCGGCCATTATACCCTGGCAATAATGCTTGCTGCAGCTCTTGTTTCCAACAAAAGGGAGGTAGTATAA